The following proteins are encoded in a genomic region of Arachis ipaensis cultivar K30076 chromosome B02, Araip1.1, whole genome shotgun sequence:
- the LOC107626359 gene encoding uncharacterized protein LOC107626359, protein MAAEKNQRHLLVLMHKRICGIDPMKLITPEKEEEEAVDWENLPPFLFDFSVVLPLARMHALELDPKMYLVGGLKLTHMKFDHYYDGPSHPSKTVYELDLDKKKVEESKSMDDAPKFIATGFYTLHKIRSDYYFIMMGGLVPADAPRNFWVLRSETKVWECLPDAPGHPDKRSHSSLADGSWFDFYGKLYLRIRFEDGRVFVHSYDIHNSHWTTSEGDNSFTRSFCVPVDSDGQLRFFLPRVHIPDLVDPGKYLALSCERIGEKHLVCAFQVDELGVVIFQRLEGCLDRMPSFFHEKTPVVVDLDGKGTFVVMLPGFAKEQKQDPVLCLLVLQLIAKKVVSYPSRVLRSSVRSPMECEFLDWKVLSMNMYSRKRGFDDWISVSLFPGIRCDEAIAYEVPRRGKRKCSQI, encoded by the exons ATGGCCGCGGAGAAGAATCAACGACACCTTTTGGTGCTAATGCATAAAAGGATCTGCGGCATCGACCCCATGAAACTGATAACACccgagaaggaggaggaggaggctgTGGATTGGGAAAATCTACCTCCATTTCTCTTTGATTTCAGCGTGGTTCTTCCGCTGGCCCGCATGCACGCTTTGGAGTTGGATCCCAAGATGTATCTTGTTGGAGGTCTCAAACTCACTCATATGAAATTTGATCATTATTATGATGGTCCTTCCCATCCTTCCAAAACAGTCTACGAACTAGACCTTGACAAGAAGAAGGTGGAGGAGTCGAAATCAATGGATGATGCTCCAAAGTTTATTGCTACCGGGTTCTATACTCTTCACAAAATCAGAAGtgattattattttataatgatGGGTGGTCTCGTACCCGCGGATGCTCCTCGGAATTTTTGGGTTCTACGCTCTGAGACCAAGGTTTGGGAATGCTTGCCTGATGCTCCTGGTCATCCTGACAAACGCTCACATTCCTCACTTGCTGACGGTTCATGGTTCGACTTCTATGGTAAGCTATACCTCCGAATCCGTTTCGAAGATGGAAGAGTTTTCGTCCACTCGTATGATATCCATAACTCACATTGGACAACCAGTGAGGGTGACAATAGTTTTACGCGTTCTTTTTGTGTCCCAGTGGATTCCGATGGCCAGCTACGGTTCTTTCTTCCAAGGGTGCATATTCCag ATTTGGTTGATCCTGGGAAATACCTAGCACTTTCGTGCGAACGCATTGGAGAAAAACACTTGGTGTGCGCTTTCCAGGTGGATGAATTGGGTGTCGTTATCTTCCAAAGGCTTGAAGGCTGCTTAGATAGAATGCCATCCTTCTTTCATGAGAAAACTCCCGTTGTTGTTGATCTTGATGGCAAAGGCACTTTTGTTGTTATGTTACCTGGCTTTGCAAAGGAACAGAAACAGGACCCAGTCCTCTGCCTGTTGGTTCTTCAGCTCATTGCAAAGAAGGTTGTATCCTATCCCTCCCGTGTCCTCCGTAGCTCTGTGAGGTCCCCAATGGAGTGTGAGTTCTTAGATTGGAAAGTCCTTAGCATGAACATGTACAGCAGAAAACGTGGCTTTGATGATTGGATTAGTGTCTCTCTTTTCCCTGGCATCCGCTGTGACGAAGCCATTGCATACGAGGTCCCAAGGagaggaaaaagaaaatgcaGCCAAATTTGA
- the LOC107626361 gene encoding uncharacterized protein LOC107626361 codes for MMADKNQRYLLVLTPERICGIDTMKLITPEEEETVNWENLPPFPFDFSVDLPRICMYALELDSKIHLVGGRQYYFPYHPRHRGAFQFSKKVFELDLDKEEVEESKSIDDAPRDIDTQFTTCYKVRSDYYFIETGGFAPVEHPPHLFSVLRSGTKVWECLPDAPGHPDMWSGTWVVNNSWFDFYGKLYLRLCLTDGRVFIHYYDTDNPHKGWTKSEGDNSFTGSFCVPVGSDGQCHFFHPTVHIPDLVDPGKYLALSCERIGGKKVICAFQVDELGVLIFQRLDGCLDRMPSFYRELDSMISCNCEKTPVLVDLDGKGTFLVMLPGFTKGWNQVLCMLVLQVVAKKVVSHPSRILRRSVRSPMECNFLDWKVLSMHMYSMKEVIKDWSTVSIFPGIPCDEATVYEVPRRGKRKYSQI; via the exons ATGATGGCGGATAAGAATCAACGATACCTTTTGGTGCTAACGCCTGAAAGGATCTGCGGCATCGACACCATGAAATTGATAACACCCGAGGAGGAGGAGACTGTGAATTGGGAAAATCTACCTCCGTTTCCCTTTGATTTCAGCGTGGATCTTCCACGGATCTGCATGTACGCTTTGGAGTTGGATTCCAAGATTCATCTCGTTGGAGGTCGCCAATATTACTTCCCATATCATCCACGTCATCGTGGTGCTTTTCAATTTTCCAAAAAAGTCTTCGAACTAGACCTTGACAAGGAGGAGGTGGAGGAGTCGAAATCAATCGATGATGCTCCAAGGGATATTGATACCCAGTTCACAACTTGTTACAAAGTTAGAAGTGATTATTATTTCATAGAGACGGGTGGTTTCGCACCCGTGGAGCATCCTCCTCATTTATTTTCGGTTCTACGCTCCGGAACCAAGGTTTGGGAATGCTTGCCTGATGCTCCTGGTCATCCTGACATGTGGTCGGGTACCTGGGTAGTTAACAATTCATGGTTCGACTTCTATGGTAAGCTATACCTCCGACTCTGTTTGACTGATGGAAGAGTTTTTATCCACTATTATGACACAGATAACCCACACAAGGGCTGGACAAAGAGTGAGGGTGACAACAGTTTTACGGGTTCTTTTTGTGTCCCAGTGGGTTCCGATGGCCAGTGTCACTTCTTTCATCCTACTGTGCATATTCCAG ATCTGGTTGATCCTGGCAAATACCTGGCACTTTCGTGCGAACGGATTGGAGGAAAAAAAGTGATATGTGCTTTCCAGGTGGATGAATTGGGTGTCCTTATCTTTCAAAGGCTTGACGGCTGTTTAGATAGAATGCCATCCTTCTATCGTGAGTTAGATAGCATGATATCCTGCAATTGTGAGAAAACGCCTGTGCTTGTTGATCTTGATGGCAAAGGCACGTTTCTTGTTATGTTACCTGGCTTTACAAAGGGCTGGAACCAAGTCCTGTGCATGTTGGTTCTTCAAGTCGTTGCAAAGAAGGTTGTATCCCATCCCTCCAGGATCCTCCGGAGATCTGTGCGCTCCCCAATGGAGTGTAATTTCTTAGATTGGAAGGTCCTTAGCATGCACATGTACAGCATGAAGGAAGTCATCAAAGATTGGTCTACTGTCTCTATTTTCCCTGGCATCCCTTGCGATGAAGCCACTGTGTACGAGGTTCCAAGGAGAGGGAAAAGAAAATACAGCCAAATTTGA
- the LOC110269112 gene encoding uncharacterized protein LOC110269112: MTAEKNQRYLMVLMRTKICGIDLMKLITPEKEAVDCENLPPLPFDFSMDLPLGRTFALELDSKIHLVGGLKYRSTYDYYFDGAYYTPCNKVYELDLDKKEVEESKSIDDAPELSVSGFSTLHKIESDYYFMLMCGRGGFLPDNGTQNFWVLRSGTKVWEHLPDAPDLPSYHSRIDHSSWFDFYGKLYIRLCFEDGRVVVFSYDTHNLHWTTSEGDNSFTRSFCVPVASDDQRRFFLPRVHIPDLVDPGKYLALSCERIGGKKVIYAFQVDELGVLFFQRLEGCLDRMPSLYDEKTPVLVDLDGKGTFIVMLPGYAKEEKEDQVLFVLVLQVVPKKFVNHPSRVLRRSVRSPTECEFLDWKVLSMHMYRMEVSSWGIRDELFAVFIFPGIQWEEENAQAEKKK; the protein is encoded by the exons ATGACGGCGGAGAAGAATCAACGATACCTTATGGTGCTAATGCGTACAAAGATCTGCGGCATCGACCTCATGAAACTGATAACACCCGAGAAGGAGGCTGTGGATTGCGAAAATCTACCTCCGTTACCCTTCGATTTCAGCATGGATCTTCCACTGGGCCGCACGTTCGCTTTGGAGTTGGATTCCAAGATTCATCTCGTTGGAGGTCTCAAATATAGGTCCACATATGATTATTATTTTGATGGTGCTTACTATACTCCTTGCAATAAAGTCTACGAACTAGACCTTGACAAGAAGGAGGTAGAGGAGTCGAAATCAATCGATGATGCTCCAGAGTTATCTGTTTCCGGGTTCTCTACTCTTCACAAAATCGAAAgtgattattattttatgttgatGTGTGGTCGCGGTGGTTTCCTACCCGACAATGGTACTCAGAATTTTTGGGTTCTACGCTCTGGGACCAAGGTTTGGGAACACTTGCCTGATGCTCCTGATCTTCCTAGCTACCATTCCAGAATTGATCACAGTTCATGGTTCGACTTCTATGGTAAGCTATACATCCGACTCTGTTTCGAAGATGGAAGAGTTGTCGTCTTCTCTTATGACACCCATAACCTACATTGGACAACGAGTGAGGGTGACAATAGTTTTACGCGTTCTTTCTGTGTCCCAGTGGCATCCGATGACCAGCGTCGGTTCTTTCTTCCAAGGGTGCATATTCCAG ATTTGGTTGATCCTGGCAAATACTTGGCACTTTCATGCGAACGCATTGGAGGGAAAAAAGTGATATATGCATTCCAGGTGGATGAATTGGGTGTCCTTTTCTTCCAAAGGCTTGAAGGCTGCTTAGATAGAATGCCGTCCTTGTATGATGAGAAAACGCCTGTGCTTGTTGATCTTGATGGTAAAGGCACGTTTATTGTTATGTTACCTGGCTATGCAAAGGAAGAAAAAGAGGACCAGGTCCTCTTTGTGTTGGTTCTTCAGGTTGTTCCAAAGAAGTTTGTCAACCATCCCTCCCGGGTCCTCCGTAGGTCTGTGAGGTCCCCAACGGAGTGTGAGTTCTTAGATTGGAAGGTCCTTAGCATGCACATGTACAGAATGGAGGTCTCGAGTTGGGGAATAAGAGATGAGTTGTTTGCTGTCTTTATTTTCCCTGGCATCCAGTGGGAAGAAGAGAATGCCCAGGCGGAGAAAAAGAAATAG